From one Paeniglutamicibacter psychrophenolicus genomic stretch:
- a CDS encoding flavin reductase family protein, with protein MTQETMLNSVDASDLSSAFGQFTTGVTVVTTQGTDGKPYGAMVTAFAAVSVDPPLAQITLTRSSRAAKHLDGSSFAINILSADQLEVARHFAGQPLDREPEWALNGSVPVLVGNAATLECRAWNHYDGGDHIIVVGEVRSLALGDAEPLLFHGGTFHRIGERLTGGAGESWFAGAKAFLPFAPQRP; from the coding sequence ATGACCCAGGAAACCATGTTGAACTCGGTGGATGCGAGTGATTTGAGCAGCGCGTTTGGACAATTCACCACCGGCGTCACCGTGGTCACCACGCAGGGAACCGACGGCAAACCCTACGGCGCCATGGTGACCGCTTTCGCAGCGGTGTCCGTGGACCCGCCGCTGGCCCAGATCACGCTGACCCGCAGCTCGCGGGCCGCCAAGCACCTGGACGGGTCCTCGTTCGCCATCAACATCCTCTCCGCTGACCAGCTGGAGGTTGCCAGGCACTTCGCCGGCCAGCCGTTGGACCGCGAACCGGAATGGGCCTTGAACGGAAGCGTCCCGGTGCTGGTGGGCAACGCCGCCACATTGGAATGCCGGGCCTGGAACCACTACGACGGCGGCGACCACATCATCGTGGTCGGCGAAGTCCGCTCGCTGGCCCTCGGCGATGCCGAGCCGCTGCTCTTCCACGGGGGAACCTTCCACCGCATCGGTGAACGCCTCACTGGCGGAGCAGGTGAAAGCTGGTTCGCCGGCGCCAAGGCCTTCCTGCCGTTTGCGCCCCAACGCCCCTGA
- a CDS encoding alpha/beta fold hydrolase, translating into MGSAIRKLKLSTGIEVPCFTAGDADAPPLLLLHAWGESFESFDRLAPLMAGFRVHAPDLRGQGDADKPQGGYSLAEQAADAAAILDALDVPRAFVLGSSSGGYVAQALAVDHPERVAALVLVGAPLSLRGRPDFANEVETLVDPVGAEWVRESLTWFPLLHEVPAWYIDDRVDDGTRMPAHVWRAILDGLCEAVPPTESGTIAAPTLVLWGGHDHLLSLADEQTLAARIAGSVLKIYPDAGHLVLWECPERVAADASEFLGSLG; encoded by the coding sequence ATGGGATCCGCGATCAGGAAACTCAAGCTATCCACGGGCATCGAGGTGCCCTGCTTCACCGCCGGGGACGCGGATGCGCCACCGCTGCTGTTGCTGCATGCGTGGGGCGAATCCTTCGAGAGCTTCGACCGCTTGGCGCCCCTGATGGCCGGCTTCAGGGTCCACGCGCCGGACCTGCGCGGCCAGGGCGATGCCGACAAGCCGCAGGGCGGATATTCGCTGGCGGAACAGGCCGCGGACGCCGCCGCGATCCTCGATGCGCTCGACGTCCCCCGGGCCTTCGTCCTGGGTTCCTCGAGCGGCGGATATGTTGCCCAGGCTCTGGCCGTGGACCATCCGGAGCGGGTCGCGGCCCTGGTGCTGGTCGGCGCTCCGCTGAGCCTGCGCGGCAGGCCCGACTTCGCCAATGAAGTCGAGACCCTGGTGGACCCTGTCGGCGCGGAGTGGGTCCGCGAATCGCTCACCTGGTTTCCGCTGCTGCACGAGGTGCCCGCCTGGTACATCGACGACCGCGTGGACGACGGAACCAGGATGCCCGCACACGTGTGGCGCGCCATCCTGGACGGATTGTGCGAGGCCGTACCCCCGACCGAATCGGGAACCATCGCGGCACCCACGTTGGTCCTGTGGGGCGGGCACGACCACCTGCTTTCACTGGCCGATGAGCAGACCCTGGCCGCGCGCATTGCCGGTTCGGTGCTGAAGATCTATCCGGACGCCGGGCACCTGGTCCTGTGGGAATGCCCTGAACGCGTGGCGGCAGACGCGTCGGAGTTTCTTGGTTCGCTCGGTTGA
- a CDS encoding helix-turn-helix transcriptional regulator: protein MARLLQAAEGCAAQLLIVRGPAGCGKTTMVRRFMENHKHLAAWTSGGARWEQELAGSALQEILGSSDTAGPDPLPEALLAFLQAVGKRTGIVLVENLQWADAESLAALLFAWRRLRNERVLVILTLRQEEAVFLPPGARELIEAPGSTTIELDPPSGAVLREISVARLGVELSAAAADQLATYTAGNLHTALDLVRENPGETWNQPGHRFPVPRALAADTAARLDGLSPAARSLIEAASVLEHGARLDAVVRLAGTTDPLPLVEECVASGLVAVAGTGGNLSLVFPGPIAQVAVYHLIPLSRRLALHSAAAETSESEGTALAHRADATLLSDPALSHLLELYAQKQAKKGQWASAAVALHRAAGLATDSAHRDPLFLRAVDATVAAGDLPGALACSDELASLAASPARDLLSGYIAILQGLANTADLWLASAWRSAAHSGQTEIMATVAQRRVLDALCRIDGPGLVGWAEKTLELANPESTLAVEASVIQGLGLGMIGQAPRGEEMLAALLSKLPSGAQRQRAEMSLGWLHVAADQVELARHELSGASSTDYSEGSHRIALWARAWLARAEFAAGDWDQALETVRAAVLLQERSGIELVRPLLHHTAVLIHSMRGEQDEAQAHLAKAWARTGSYEVMQVPYRMARASAARARADHDEVILALEPLLAFDRSGGIDEPGFWPWQDLYLDALVRKDRLDEAEALLEPYEALARARNHRSTTARALVVRGQILGARGDIDGARAAFDEALAKLQGTALPVLRAQVEYAYGQALRRAGKRGDAVGPLTRALAGYTQLGATIYIQRCNRELQATGISVPRRDAADWSTLTSQEKAVASLVCAGASNKKAAEELFIGAKTVQYHLTRIYAKLGVTSRTELAARYRESDG from the coding sequence ATGGCTCGCTTGCTGCAAGCCGCCGAGGGGTGTGCCGCGCAGCTGCTGATCGTGCGCGGCCCGGCCGGGTGCGGGAAGACCACCATGGTGCGGCGCTTCATGGAAAACCACAAGCATCTTGCCGCCTGGACCTCCGGCGGGGCCCGCTGGGAGCAGGAACTTGCAGGATCGGCCCTTCAGGAAATTTTGGGGTCCTCCGACACCGCGGGTCCCGATCCGCTGCCCGAGGCCCTGCTCGCCTTCCTCCAGGCCGTCGGCAAGCGCACCGGCATCGTCCTGGTCGAAAACCTGCAGTGGGCGGACGCCGAATCCCTCGCCGCCCTGCTGTTCGCCTGGCGGCGGCTGCGCAACGAACGGGTGCTGGTGATTCTGACCCTCCGCCAGGAGGAGGCAGTCTTCCTCCCGCCCGGGGCCCGCGAACTCATCGAGGCGCCGGGCAGCACCACGATCGAGCTGGACCCGCCGAGCGGTGCCGTCCTGAGGGAAATCTCCGTGGCCCGGCTCGGCGTCGAGCTTTCGGCGGCCGCGGCCGACCAGCTGGCCACCTACACCGCCGGAAACTTGCACACGGCGCTGGACCTGGTCAGGGAGAATCCCGGGGAAACCTGGAACCAACCCGGCCACCGGTTCCCGGTGCCCCGTGCGCTGGCAGCCGACACGGCCGCGCGGCTGGACGGGCTCTCGCCCGCTGCCAGGTCCCTCATCGAAGCCGCCTCGGTGCTGGAGCACGGCGCCCGGCTGGACGCCGTTGTTCGCCTGGCCGGAACCACGGACCCGCTCCCGTTGGTGGAGGAATGCGTGGCCTCCGGGCTGGTCGCCGTGGCCGGAACCGGCGGAAACCTCTCCCTGGTGTTCCCGGGACCCATCGCGCAGGTCGCCGTCTACCACCTGATCCCGCTTTCGCGCCGTCTGGCCCTGCATTCGGCCGCTGCCGAAACGAGCGAGAGCGAAGGAACCGCACTGGCCCACCGGGCCGATGCCACGCTGCTCTCGGACCCGGCGCTGTCGCATCTATTGGAGCTCTACGCCCAAAAGCAGGCAAAAAAGGGGCAGTGGGCCTCGGCCGCGGTGGCTCTGCACCGGGCGGCGGGACTGGCGACCGACAGCGCCCACCGCGACCCGCTCTTCCTGCGTGCCGTGGACGCCACGGTGGCCGCCGGTGATTTGCCCGGCGCGCTGGCCTGTTCGGACGAGCTGGCATCCCTGGCCGCCAGCCCGGCACGCGACCTGCTTTCGGGCTACATCGCGATCCTCCAGGGCCTGGCAAACACCGCGGACTTGTGGCTGGCCAGCGCCTGGAGAAGCGCCGCCCACTCGGGACAGACCGAGATCATGGCCACGGTGGCCCAACGCCGGGTCCTTGACGCGCTCTGCCGGATCGATGGTCCCGGCTTGGTGGGGTGGGCGGAAAAGACCCTTGAGCTGGCCAACCCGGAAAGCACGTTGGCCGTGGAGGCCTCGGTCATCCAGGGACTGGGCCTGGGCATGATCGGCCAAGCACCGAGGGGTGAGGAGATGCTGGCAGCGCTTCTGTCCAAGCTTCCTTCGGGTGCCCAGCGCCAGCGCGCCGAGATGTCGCTGGGATGGCTGCATGTCGCCGCGGACCAGGTGGAACTGGCCCGCCACGAACTTTCCGGCGCCAGCTCGACCGATTACAGCGAAGGTTCCCACCGCATTGCCCTGTGGGCCAGGGCCTGGCTGGCCCGGGCCGAGTTCGCCGCCGGGGACTGGGACCAGGCGCTGGAGACGGTGCGTGCAGCAGTTCTCCTGCAGGAGCGCTCCGGAATCGAGTTGGTGCGCCCGTTGCTGCACCACACCGCGGTGCTGATCCACTCCATGCGCGGGGAGCAGGACGAGGCCCAGGCCCACCTGGCCAAGGCCTGGGCACGCACCGGAAGCTACGAGGTGATGCAGGTGCCGTACCGCATGGCCCGCGCGTCGGCCGCCCGCGCCCGGGCCGACCACGACGAGGTGATTCTGGCCCTCGAGCCGTTGTTGGCGTTCGACCGTTCGGGCGGGATCGACGAACCGGGTTTCTGGCCCTGGCAAGACCTCTACCTCGATGCCCTGGTGCGCAAGGACCGCCTCGACGAGGCTGAAGCGCTGTTGGAACCGTACGAAGCGCTGGCCAGGGCACGCAACCACCGCTCGACCACGGCGCGCGCCCTGGTGGTGCGCGGACAGATCCTCGGTGCACGCGGAGACATCGACGGAGCACGGGCCGCCTTCGACGAGGCCCTGGCCAAGCTGCAGGGAACTGCCCTGCCGGTGCTGCGGGCCCAGGTGGAGTACGCCTACGGGCAGGCCCTGCGCCGGGCGGGCAAACGCGGGGACGCCGTCGGACCGCTCACCCGGGCGCTGGCCGGTTACACCCAGCTCGGCGCCACGATCTACATCCAGCGCTGCAACCGGGAGCTGCAGGCCACCGGCATCAGCGTCCCGCGCCGCGACGCCGCGGACTGGTCGACGCTCACCTCCCAGGAAAAGGCGGTGGCTTCGCTGGTCTGTGCCGGGGCCAGCAACAAGAAGGCCGCAGAGGAGCTGTTCATCGGCGCCAAGACTGTCCAGTACCACTTGACCAGGATCTATGCGAAGCTCGGGGTGACATCCCGCACCGAGCTAGCCGCCCGGTACCGGGAGTCCGACGGCTAG
- a CDS encoding aromatic acid/H+ symport family MFS transporter, whose translation MKSPEPSTLARQKSTVAWVVAIAAIALIFDGYDLVVYGTIVSTLLNDPTQLGEIGPATAGVLGSWALFGVMVGALTTGAVGDYLGRRKIMITGIIWFSVFMGLTALAPNVFAFGALRFATGLGVGALVATAGAVVAEFAPKGKRNYYNAIVYSGVPVGGVLASLLAIVLLDHVGWRGLFLIGATPILFLLPMALAKLPESPEWLMARGRTEEAQRVSIRTGVPIAEPVATGAPVLLTEPVDTKIGFRALASRKYALPTLLLGLMSFAGLMLTYGLNTWLPQIMSQFGYGKSYSLAFLLVLNAGAVFGGLIASVGADRIGAKRVVSTTFFLAAVAMVLLTMQLPFGILLALVAVAGVGTIGTQVLIYGFVSNYYNSAARGAGVAWCAGFGRLGGIFGPLIGGLLMAAGVENHVAFYVFAGVAIVGALVTACVPLRNSEAQLPAGSAVRVELAK comes from the coding sequence GTGAAATCACCGGAACCAAGCACCCTCGCAAGGCAAAAAAGCACCGTGGCCTGGGTGGTGGCCATCGCCGCCATCGCCCTGATCTTCGACGGATACGACCTTGTTGTCTACGGAACCATCGTCTCCACACTGCTCAACGACCCCACACAGCTCGGCGAGATCGGTCCCGCCACCGCCGGGGTGCTGGGCAGCTGGGCCTTGTTCGGTGTCATGGTCGGCGCGTTGACCACCGGCGCGGTCGGGGACTACCTGGGCCGGAGGAAGATCATGATCACCGGCATCATCTGGTTCTCCGTGTTCATGGGCCTGACGGCCCTGGCCCCGAACGTCTTCGCGTTCGGCGCCCTGCGCTTCGCCACCGGGCTCGGCGTCGGAGCGTTGGTGGCCACCGCGGGCGCGGTCGTGGCAGAGTTCGCCCCCAAGGGCAAGCGCAACTACTACAACGCCATCGTCTACTCGGGTGTCCCGGTCGGCGGCGTCCTGGCGTCCCTGCTGGCCATCGTTCTCCTTGACCACGTCGGCTGGCGCGGGCTCTTCCTCATCGGCGCCACCCCCATCCTCTTCCTGCTGCCCATGGCATTGGCCAAGCTTCCGGAATCCCCCGAATGGCTCATGGCCCGCGGCCGCACCGAGGAAGCACAGCGGGTCTCGATCCGCACCGGAGTCCCGATCGCCGAGCCCGTTGCCACCGGAGCCCCCGTGCTTCTGACCGAACCCGTTGACACCAAGATCGGCTTCCGGGCATTGGCCTCCAGGAAGTATGCGCTGCCGACCTTATTGCTGGGCCTGATGAGCTTCGCCGGCCTGATGCTGACCTACGGCCTGAACACCTGGCTGCCGCAGATCATGTCCCAGTTCGGCTACGGCAAGTCCTACTCGCTCGCATTCCTGTTGGTGCTCAACGCCGGTGCGGTCTTCGGAGGGCTCATTGCCTCCGTGGGCGCGGACCGCATCGGTGCCAAGCGCGTGGTCTCCACGACGTTCTTCCTCGCCGCGGTGGCCATGGTGCTGCTGACGATGCAGCTTCCCTTCGGAATCCTGCTCGCACTTGTTGCCGTGGCCGGGGTGGGAACCATCGGCACGCAGGTGCTGATCTACGGGTTTGTTTCCAACTACTACAACTCCGCCGCCCGCGGCGCAGGTGTGGCCTGGTGCGCCGGATTCGGCCGGTTGGGCGGCATCTTCGGTCCGTTGATCGGAGGGCTGCTCATGGCCGCGGGCGTGGAGAACCACGTCGCCTTCTACGTCTTTGCCGGGGTTGCTATCGTTGGTGCATTGGTCACCGCATGCGTTCCGCTGCGCAACTCCGAGGCGCAGCTGCCCGCGGGCTCCGCTGTACGGGTCGAGCTCGCGAAGTAA
- a CDS encoding 1,6-dihydroxycyclohexa-2,4-diene-1-carboxylate dehydrogenase translates to MSADNTAANQAATASLPGSFHAGRFASKVVLITGAAQGIGWAVARRIAAEGGELVLVDRSPLVHDVAEGLRAHGVHALSVTADLEAFEGAMSAVTATVSEYGRIDVLINNVGGTIWAKPFEHYAPEEIQKEIQRSLFPTLWMCRAAFPEMIKAGSGTIVNVSSVATRGVNRVPYAGAKGGVKAITSALAMEGAAHGIRVVATAPGGTEAPERLVKRGPSPEGEQEQAWYQQIVDQTVESTLLKRYGTLDEQAGPIAFLASDEASYITGSTLAVAGGDLG, encoded by the coding sequence ATGAGCGCCGACAACACGGCGGCGAACCAGGCCGCCACGGCTTCACTGCCCGGGTCCTTCCACGCCGGCCGCTTCGCCTCCAAGGTCGTGCTGATCACCGGGGCCGCCCAGGGAATCGGCTGGGCCGTGGCCCGGCGGATCGCCGCCGAGGGTGGGGAACTGGTCCTGGTGGACCGCTCCCCGCTGGTCCACGACGTCGCCGAGGGCCTGCGTGCCCACGGCGTGCACGCGCTGAGCGTGACAGCCGACCTCGAGGCCTTCGAGGGCGCGATGTCCGCTGTCACCGCCACGGTCAGCGAATACGGCCGGATCGATGTGCTGATCAACAACGTCGGCGGGACCATCTGGGCCAAGCCGTTCGAGCACTATGCGCCGGAGGAGATACAGAAGGAAATCCAGCGTTCGCTCTTCCCCACGCTGTGGATGTGCCGCGCCGCGTTCCCGGAAATGATCAAGGCCGGGTCCGGCACCATCGTGAACGTCTCCTCGGTTGCCACCCGCGGCGTCAACCGCGTCCCGTACGCCGGGGCCAAGGGCGGGGTCAAGGCCATCACCTCGGCCCTGGCCATGGAGGGGGCGGCCCACGGGATCCGCGTGGTGGCCACCGCGCCGGGCGGCACCGAAGCCCCCGAACGCCTGGTGAAGCGCGGCCCGTCCCCCGAGGGCGAGCAGGAGCAGGCCTGGTACCAGCAAATCGTTGACCAGACCGTCGAGTCAACCCTGCTCAAGCGCTACGGAACCCTTGACGAGCAGGCCGGCCCCATCGCGTTCCTGGCCTCCGACGAGGCTTCCTACATCACCGGCAGCACCCTTGCGGTGGCGGGCGGGGATTTGGGCTAG
- the benC gene encoding benzoate 1,2-dioxygenase electron transfer component BenC: protein MTYQVALAFEDGITRFIKVGPRETVADASYKARINIPLDCRDGACGTCKAFCESGTFDAGDYIEEALTDDEAEKGFCLPCQMVPESDLVLQIPTTSDVAKTAATTYSSTLTEIRRISETTYAFTLEIENRDDLNFLPGQYVNIEVPGSNGQTRSYSFSSGPEVSTLSFLIRITDGGLMSTYMRDTAQVGDQLNFTGPMGSFFLRDPKRTSLLLAGGTGLAPLLAILEKLSGMGNAHPVHLIYGVNTDTDLVEIDVLEDYKARIDGFTFDTVVGDPASSSEKKGYVTNHFEPHHLVEGDVDIYLCGPPPMVEGVRRHLEAEGIKPQNFYFEKFALAVTPDAAAAPAPAAAPAPAAAPAAVAPAALPAYEIGEEHATFQAQFDARMALELAIVELTMGKLTPEQLVEFKVLAELAGKTLDGEKFVSSEEFTITNEAFHEFLFNCVGNEHLLQAYQRLEVPATMAKVLRKEHWIDGAVDADHLSIVAAFENQDLPAARTAIIAHNEHAKATMAAASRTPGK from the coding sequence ATGACCTATCAGGTTGCCCTCGCCTTCGAGGACGGAATTACCCGGTTCATCAAGGTCGGACCCCGCGAAACCGTCGCCGATGCCTCCTACAAGGCACGGATCAACATCCCGCTCGACTGCCGTGACGGCGCGTGCGGCACCTGCAAGGCCTTCTGCGAATCCGGCACGTTCGACGCCGGCGACTACATCGAGGAGGCGCTGACCGACGACGAAGCCGAGAAGGGCTTCTGCCTGCCCTGCCAGATGGTCCCCGAGTCCGACCTCGTGCTGCAGATCCCCACCACCTCGGACGTTGCCAAGACGGCGGCGACCACGTACTCCTCGACGCTGACCGAGATCCGCCGGATCTCCGAGACCACCTACGCCTTCACCCTCGAGATCGAAAACCGTGACGACCTGAACTTCCTGCCCGGCCAGTACGTGAACATCGAGGTTCCCGGCTCCAACGGCCAGACCCGCTCCTACTCCTTCAGCTCCGGCCCGGAGGTCTCCACCCTCTCCTTCCTGATCCGCATCACCGACGGCGGACTGATGTCCACCTACATGCGCGACACGGCGCAGGTCGGGGACCAGCTGAACTTCACCGGCCCGATGGGCAGCTTCTTCCTGCGCGACCCCAAGCGCACCTCGCTGCTGCTGGCCGGCGGCACCGGCCTGGCTCCGCTGCTGGCCATCCTGGAAAAGCTCTCCGGCATGGGCAACGCCCACCCCGTCCACCTGATCTATGGCGTCAACACCGACACCGACCTGGTCGAGATCGATGTGCTCGAGGACTACAAGGCACGCATCGACGGTTTCACCTTCGACACCGTCGTGGGCGACCCGGCCAGCAGCTCGGAAAAGAAGGGCTACGTCACCAACCACTTCGAGCCGCACCACCTGGTCGAGGGCGACGTCGACATCTACCTCTGCGGTCCCCCGCCGATGGTCGAGGGCGTCCGCCGCCACCTGGAGGCCGAGGGCATCAAGCCGCAGAACTTCTACTTCGAGAAGTTCGCTCTGGCCGTCACCCCCGATGCTGCAGCGGCACCGGCACCCGCAGCGGCACCGGCTCCGGCGGCAGCTCCTGCCGCAGTGGCCCCGGCAGCCCTGCCCGCCTACGAAATCGGCGAAGAGCATGCAACGTTTCAGGCGCAGTTCGACGCGCGCATGGCCCTGGAACTGGCCATCGTTGAACTGACCATGGGCAAGCTGACGCCCGAGCAGCTTGTCGAGTTCAAGGTGCTGGCCGAACTGGCCGGCAAGACCCTGGACGGCGAGAAGTTCGTCAGCTCCGAGGAATTCACCATCACCAACGAGGCCTTCCACGAGTTCCTGTTCAACTGCGTCGGCAACGAACACCTGCTCCAGGCCTACCAGCGTCTGGAGGTCCCCGCGACCATGGCCAAGGTGCTGCGCAAGGAGCACTGGATCGACGGCGCCGTCGACGCCGACCACCTGTCCATCGTTGCCGCCTTCGAAAACCAGGACCTGCCCGCCGCACGCACGGCCATCATCGCCCACAACGAGCACGCCAAGGCCACCATGGCCGCAGCGTCGCGCACCCCGGGCAAATGA
- the benB gene encoding benzoate 1,2-dioxygenase small subunit, giving the protein MTLTATTDAIVTEVRTSSGTLSLEDIKQFLYREARFLDDRDFDRWIDCYHPEATFWMPAWADDDKLTEDPQREISLIFYANRGGLEDRVFRIKTDRSSATSLPEPRTGHNISNVEIVSVDGDRVDVRFNWFTLYYRYQNVDTYFGASFYTIDYSGTQPVIMAKKVVLKNDYIHHVVDIYHI; this is encoded by the coding sequence ATGACATTGACTGCAACCACTGACGCCATCGTCACGGAGGTCCGCACCAGCTCCGGGACCCTCTCGCTGGAGGACATCAAGCAGTTCCTCTACCGCGAGGCCCGCTTCCTGGACGACCGCGACTTCGACCGCTGGATCGACTGCTACCACCCCGAGGCCACCTTCTGGATGCCGGCCTGGGCCGACGACGACAAGCTCACCGAGGACCCGCAGCGCGAGATCTCGCTGATCTTCTATGCAAACCGCGGCGGGTTGGAAGACCGCGTCTTCCGCATCAAGACCGACCGCTCCTCGGCCACGAGCCTTCCGGAACCGCGCACCGGGCACAACATCTCCAACGTGGAGATCGTCTCCGTTGACGGCGACAGGGTCGACGTGCGTTTCAACTGGTTCACGCTGTACTACCGCTACCAGAACGTCGACACCTACTTCGGCGCATCCTTCTACACCATCGACTACTCCGGCACCCAGCCGGTGATCATGGCCAAGAAGGTCGTGCTGAAGAACGACTACATCCACCACGTCGTGGACATCTACCACATCTGA
- the benA gene encoding benzoate 1,2-dioxygenase large subunit — MTETLNAVSTLLDDALVDSPETGVFRANRNIFTDEEIFELEMKHIWEGNWIYLAHESQIPNIGDYFTTNIGRQPIVISRNKEGVLNALINACSHRGAMLCRRKTDNRTTFTCPFHGWTFNNSGKLLKVKDSRGAGYPEGFNKDGSHDLTKVARFESYRGFLFGSLNADVKPLEEHLGESTKIMDMIVDQSPDGLEVLRGSSTYTYDGNWKLQAENGADGYHVSATHWNYAATQARRSAGESTNDTKTMDAGGWDKQEGGYYSFDNGHLLLWTEWLDPANRPLAEKRDELVAAHGEAKADWMIGVSRNLCLYPNVYLMDQFSSQIRVFRPVAVDKTEVTIYCIAPVGESDEARANRIRQYEDFFNASGMATPDDLEEFRSCQKTYMATAAKWNDLSRGQAHQITGADENAKKIGLEPISSGARTEDEGLYPIQHGYWLSAMREAVAAEAANTTNGTTEKGHDIDCNH, encoded by the coding sequence ATGACTGAAACTCTCAATGCAGTCTCGACACTGCTCGACGACGCACTCGTCGACAGCCCGGAGACCGGCGTCTTCCGCGCCAACCGGAACATCTTCACCGACGAAGAGATCTTCGAACTGGAGATGAAGCACATCTGGGAGGGCAACTGGATCTACCTGGCCCACGAGTCCCAGATCCCCAACATCGGCGACTATTTCACCACCAACATCGGCCGCCAGCCGATCGTGATCTCGCGCAACAAGGAAGGCGTGCTCAACGCCCTCATCAACGCGTGCAGCCACCGCGGGGCCATGCTCTGCCGCCGCAAGACGGACAACCGCACCACGTTCACCTGCCCCTTCCACGGCTGGACCTTCAACAACTCCGGCAAGCTGCTCAAGGTCAAGGACTCCCGCGGCGCCGGCTACCCGGAAGGCTTCAACAAGGACGGCTCGCACGATTTGACCAAGGTCGCCCGCTTCGAGTCCTACCGCGGATTCCTCTTCGGCTCGCTGAACGCGGACGTCAAGCCGCTGGAAGAGCACCTGGGCGAATCCACCAAGATCATGGACATGATCGTGGACCAGTCCCCCGACGGCCTTGAGGTGCTGCGCGGTTCCTCCACCTACACCTACGACGGCAACTGGAAGCTGCAGGCGGAAAACGGCGCCGATGGCTACCACGTCTCGGCCACCCACTGGAACTACGCCGCCACCCAGGCCCGCCGCAGCGCCGGGGAGTCCACCAACGACACCAAGACCATGGATGCCGGCGGCTGGGACAAGCAGGAAGGCGGCTACTACTCCTTCGACAACGGCCACCTGCTGTTGTGGACCGAGTGGCTGGACCCGGCCAACCGCCCGTTGGCCGAGAAGCGCGACGAACTGGTCGCCGCCCACGGCGAGGCCAAGGCCGACTGGATGATCGGTGTTTCCCGCAACCTCTGCCTGTACCCCAACGTGTACCTGATGGACCAGTTCTCCTCGCAGATCCGGGTCTTCCGCCCGGTCGCCGTGGACAAGACCGAGGTCACCATCTACTGCATCGCGCCCGTCGGCGAATCCGACGAGGCCCGCGCCAACCGCATCCGCCAGTACGAGGACTTCTTCAACGCCTCGGGCATGGCGACCCCGGATGACCTGGAGGAATTCCGGTCCTGCCAGAAGACCTACATGGCCACCGCCGCCAAGTGGAACGACCTCTCCCGCGGCCAGGCCCACCAGATCACCGGCGCCGACGAGAACGCCAAGAAGATCGGCCTGGAGCCGATTTCCTCCGGCGCCCGCACCGAGGACGAGGGCCTGTACCCGATCCAGCACGGCTACTGGCTTTCCGCCATGCGCGAGGCCGTTGCCGCCGAGGCGGCAAACACCACCAACGGAACCACCGAAAAGGGGCATGACATTGACTGCAACCACTGA